The nucleotide sequence GCCGCCCGCGGCGGAACCGCGAGCGAGGCGGTCCACGACCTGTCGATGCGCGCGCAGTCGCCGCGCAACTCGGCCATCGACTCGGCCTCGCCCTTCGGCGGGAGATACGAGCGCGCCGACAACGGCTTGGCGGACATATCGGGCTCCTTGCCGTAGGTGTCGTCAGTGCCATGGCGGCCCAAAACGGGGCAAAGGCCGCAAGTCGCTGTAGCCCTTTCAGCCTAGAGCTCCCGGCCGCCCGCGGCATCGTCTACCGCTGGGTAGCTTCAGGGGCCATGGAACGTCCGGGCCCACCGCAGGCCGCCCCGACCCCGGAACCGCGGCCCGCCCGGCCGCCGCGGCCCCGCCCGGGCCACCCCGCGGCGCCCCGCCGCGTCATGGGCCCGAGTTAACACACCGCCGGTACCGTGGGCGGATTCCGGCGGGTCCAGCACCAGGGCACGCCGCCCGCCTCACCCCAGGAGCCAGCCCGTGCGCATCGCCGTGACCGGGTCGATCGCCACCGATCACCTGATGACCTTCCCCGGTCGCTTCGCCGACCAACTGCTCCCCGAGGAGCTGCACCGGGTCTCCCTCTCGTTCCTCGTCGACCGGCTCGACCTCCACCGCGGCGGCTGCGCGCCCAACATCTGTTTCGGCATGGGGTGTCTCGGCCTCAGCCCGATCCTCGTCGGCGCGGCCGGCGCCGACTTCACCGACTACCGCTCGTGGCTCGACCGGCACCGCGTCGACACCCACTCGGTGCACATCTCCGAGACCCAGCACACCGCGCGCTTCCTCTGCACGACGGACCAGGACCACAACCAGATCGCGTCCTTCTACGCCGGTGCGATGAGCGAGGCGCGCGAGATCGAGCTGCGCCCCACCGTCGACCGCGTCGGCGGCATCGACCTGGTGGTCATCGCCGCCAACGACCCCGAGGCGATGCTCCGGCACAGCGACGAATGCCGCGAGCGCGGCTACACCTTCGCGGCCGACCCCTCCCAGCAGCTCGCGCGCATGGGCAAAGAGGAGATCCGCAACCTCGTCGACGGCGCCGCGTACCTCTTCACCAACGAGTACGAAGCCGCGCTCATCGAGGAGAAGACCGGCTGGTCCGGCGAGGAGATCTTGGACCGCGCCGCGATCCGCGTCACCACGCTGGGCCCCAAGGGCGTCCGCATCGACCAGCGCGGCGAGGCGCCGATCCACGTGCCCGTCGCCCAGGAGGAGCGCAAGGCCGACCCCACCGGTGTCGGCGACGGATTCCGCGCCGGATTCCTCGCGGGCCTCTCGTGGGACCTCGGTCTCGAACGCTCCGCGCAGGTCGGCTGCATGCTCGCCACGCTGGTCATCGAAACCGTCGGCACACAGGAATACACGCTGCGCCGCGACGCGTTCCTCGCGCGCTTCGCCCAGACCTACGGCGACGCCGCCGCGGCCGAGGTCGACGCGCGGCTCAAGATCTGACCCGACCGTCCTCCCGGGTCCGCCGAAACCGCGGGGATTCCCGGAGCGCTCAATCCTGGCGGACGCGCCGGACGAGATAGGCGACCCCGCCTTTCTCGCCCGGCCGTTCGCCCACATACTCGTGGCCGGTCATGGCACACCACGCCGGTACGTCGAGCCGGGCCGCCTCGTCGTCCGACACCACCGCGAGCACCGCGCCGACCGCGACATCGCCGATGTGCCGCGCGAGTTCGATGATCGGGATCGGGCAGCGCCGGCCGAGGGTGTCCAGCACCAACCCGGGCGTGGCGGCGGAATCCCCCGCGGCCACGGGCACGTCGGCCGCGGGGGCCGTCGGCGGCACCACGCCGGTCACCGCGCGCAGGTCGGCGACGATATCCGGCAAAACCGCCAGAAAACGGTCCACCTCGGCCTCGGTTGTCCCCCGCGGCAGCGACACTCGCACATTGCCCTGCGTCAACACGCCCATGGCCTCCAGGACGTGACTGGGCGTCAGCGTCGACGACGTGCACGACGATCCCGACGACACCGCGAAACCCGCCCGGTCCAGCGCGGTCAGCAGCGCCTCGCCGTCGACGTACAGGCACGAGAACGTCACCAAGTGCGGCAGCCTCGCCACCGGATCGCCGACGACTTCGGTGTCCGGCACGATCTCGGGCACCCGCGTGCGGATCTTGTCCACCAGCGCGGACAGCCGTGCGTTCTCGTCGTCCGGCCCGGTCGCCACCGCACCGAGCGCGACCGCCGCCGCGACGACGGCCGGCACGTTGACGAACCCCGGGACGCGCCGCGCCTCGCGTTCGTCGTACGGCAGCGGCGACGCGTACCGCGTGCCCTTGCGCACGACCAACACCCCCACCCCCGCCGGGCCGCCCCACTTGTGTGCGCTCGCGGCGAGTACCGACCAGCCGTCCGGCACCGGGACCCGGCCGACCGACTGCGCGGCGTCGACGACCAGCGGAATCCCCCGGGCCGCGCACAGTTCCGCGGCCTCGGCGATCGGCTGGAGTGTGCCCACCTCGTGGTTGGCGCTCTGCAGCGCGACCGCCGCGGTGTCGTCGCGCAGATCCCCGGCCAGTGCCCCGATGTCGACGCGCCCGCCGCGGTCCACCGCGGTGCGCGTGACCTCGCCGCCGCGGGACTCGTGCAGTTCGGCGGCGTGCAGGACCGACGAATGCTCGACCGCGCTCACCACCGCGTGGGCGCCGACGCGGCGCCGGCCCGCGAGGGCACCCAGCAACGCCAACTGCGCCGCCTGCGTCCCCGACGCCGTGAAGGAGACCTCGTCGGGACGCGCGCCGAGCACTGCCGCGACCGATTCCCGTGCGGCGTCGAGCAACAACCGGGCCCGTCTTCCGTCGTGGTACTGCCGCGCCGGATCGGCCCACCCCTCGTCGAGCGCGCTGAGAAGTGCCGAACGCGCGGCGGGGTGCAGGGGTTCGGAGGAAGCCGCGTCGAAGTACGCCATGAACAGACGCTAATCGGAGTGCGCGCGTTCGCGTACATCGGTGTCGTTCACTCGATCGGAGGGCTCGTCACTTTCGCGTCCAGCGCCACACCGGACCTCGGCGCGCGACCCGAATACCGCTCCAGTAGGGTTGCCCCGCAGAATCATCCAAACCTGCCCGTGCGACGGACAAGCAGGGGACGAAGTCCCCCGACGGACCGCCGTTATGGGCGAGACATCGGGAAGGCGCTACGTGAGTCCCTACGGCTCCGACCGCTCGCCGCGGCGCTGGATGCGGCGCAGGGTGCCGCAGCTGCTGGCTCTGGGCCTCGTCACCGCGACCGCCACCGGCTGCTCCGTCGACTCCAAGGATCTGCCCAGACTCGGGCTGCCGAATCCGGCGACCGAGCAAGGGCACAGGGTTCTCTCGCTCTGGCAGGGATCCTGGATCGCAGCCCTCATCGTCGGCGCTGTGGTGTGGGGGCTCATCCTGTGGAGCGTCGTATTCCACAGGCGCAGCCGCACGAAGCAGGAGATCCCGCCGCAGACCCGGTACAACCTCCCTCTCGAGGTCCTGTACACGGTCATCCCCGGCATCATCATCGCGGTCTTCTTCTACTTCACCGCCCGCGACGAGACCGAGCTTCAGAAGACGACGAAGGCGTCCGACCCCGCATTCGCGTCGGTCAACGTCATCGAGGTCGTCGGTTTCCAGTGGAACTGGGCCTTCAACTACAAGGAAGGCCCGATGAACCAGACCGGTGCGGTCTACGACATCGGCACGCCGGCAGACATTCCGACGCTCTACCTGCCGCAGAACCAGAAGGTGCAGTTCGAACTGAACTCGCCGGACGTGATCCACTCGTTCTTCGTACCGTCGTTCCTTTACAAGCTGGACATCATCCCCGGCAAGACGAACAAGTTCGAGATCACGCCCCAGGTTCTCGGCCACTACGACGGCAAATGCGCGGAGCTGTGTGGCGCCGACCATTCCCGCATGCTCTTCAACGTGCAGATCGTCACCCCCGAGGAGTACCAGAAGCACCTCGCGGAGCTGGAGGCGAAGGGGCAGACCGGGGCCGTCCGCAGCCAGATCAACATGCCGCCAACGCCCGAGCATGCGGGAAGTGAAAAGTGACCATCCTCAACGAGCCACAGAGCGTGGCGGTGGGCGCGTCGGGGGTGCGTCGCAAGGCTCCCGGCAATGCCGTGGTCAAGTGGATGACCACCACCGACCACAAGACCATCGGCAGCCTGTACCTCATCACGTCGTTCGTCTTTTTCTGCATCGGCGGTCTCCTCGCGCTGTTCATGCGCGCGGAGTTGGCCCGGCCGGGTACGCAGATCATGTCGAACGAGCAGTTCAACCAGGCGTTCACGATGCACGGCACGATCATGCTGCTGATGTTCGCGACGCCGCTGTTCGCCGGTTTCACGAACTGGATCATGCCGCTGCAGATCGGGGCGCCCGACGTGGCGTTCCCCCGGCTGAACATGTTCGCGTACTGGCTCTACCTGTTCGGCTCGATCATCGCGGTCGCCGGGTTCCTCACGCCGCAGGGCGCCGCCGACTTCGGATGGTTCGCGTACGCGCCGCTGTCCGACTCGGTGCGCTCGCCGGGTATCGGCGCGGACATGTGGATCATGGGCCTGGCGATGTCCGGCTTCGGCACGATCCTCGGTGCGGTCAACTTCATCACGACGATCATCGCGATGCGGGCGCCCGGCCTGACGATGTTCCGGATGTCGATCTTCTGCTGGAACGTCCTGCTGACGTCGATCCTCGTCCTGATGGCCTTCCCGGTCCTGGCCGCCGCGCTGTTCGCGCTGGAGGCGGATCGGAAGTTCGGCACCCATATCTTCGATCCGGCCAACGGCGGACCGATCCTATGGCAGCACCTCTTCTGGTTCTTCGGCCATCCAGAGGTGTACATCATCGCGCTGCCGTTCTTCGGCATCGTCTCCGAGGTGATCCCGGTCTTCGCCCGCAAGCCGATGTTCGGCTACAAGGGCCTGATCGGCGCGACGATCGCCATCGCCGGTCTGTCCGTCACCGTGTGGGCGCACCACATGTTCGTGACCGGCTCGGTGCTGCTGCCGTTCTTCTCGTTCATGACGTTCCTCATCGCGGTACCCACCGGGGTGAAGTTCTTCAACTGGATCGGCACGATGTGGCGCGGCTCGCTGTCGTTCGAGACACCGATGCTGTGGACCGTCGGCTTCCTGGTCACGTTCGTGTTCGGCGGTCTGACGGGTGTCATCCTCGCGTCGCCGCCGCTGGACTTCCACGTGTCCGACACGTACTTCGTGGTCGCGCACTTCCACTACGTCGTCTTCGGCACCGTGGTGTTCGCGATGTTCGCCGGATTCCACTTCTGGTGGCCGAAGTTCACCGGCAAGATGCTCGACGAACGCCTCGGCAAGATCACCTTCTGGACGCTGTTCGTCGGCTTCCACACGACCTTCCTCGTCCAGCACTGGCTGGGCGCCGAGGGCATGCCGCGCCGGTACGCCGACTACCTGGCCTCCGACGGCTACACCGCCCTCAACATGGTGTCGACCATCGGCTCGTTCGTCCTCGGTATGTCGATCCTGCCGTTCCTCTACAACGTGTGGAAGACACACAAGTACGGCAAGAAGGTCACCGTGGACGACCCGTGGGGCTACGGCCGTTCGCTCGAGTGGGCGACGTCGTGTCCGCCGCCGCGCCACAACTTCACCTCGATGCCGCGCATCCGCTCGGAATCGCCGGCGTTCGACCTCCACCACCCCGAAATCGCCGCCCTGGACTACCTGGGCGACGAGCGGCAGGCCGTCACGGCGGGCAAGGAGAGTGAGCGGTGAAGTTCATCGGTGCGCTCATGACGCTGGTCGCGATCTTCCTCCTCCCGGTCACCATCATCTACTGGGTGCTGTCGGAGGACCCGACCGGAACCACGGCCCTGGCCCTGGCCTTCGGTCTGTCGATCATGATCGGCTACTACCTCTGGTTCACCGCGCGGCGCAGTGAACTGCTGCCGCAGGACAACGAAGAGGGCGATGTCGCCGACGACGCCGGCGATCTGGGCTTCTTCAGCCCGCACAGCTGGGCGCCGCTGACGCTGGCGGCCGGTGCCTCGCTGATGTTCCTCGGCATCATCTTCGGTTGGTGGATCTGCTACTTCGCGGCTCCCATCGTCGGAATCGGCCTGTTCTCCTGGGTCTTCGAGTACTACCGCGGGGAGAACCAGAACCAGTGACTCCCTGAGGGAGCCACTCCGCCACACCGCGGAATCACGCACCGCGCCGCGAGGCCGGTCACCCGGACAGGGTGACCGGCCTCGCGCGTTGCCGATCAAATTCGGACGTATCGGGATCAAGGCCGGTCCGGCGGCCGGGAGTTGTCACCATTGTGTGACTGTCACCGAATTCCGGAACCCGCGTGCGCCGGGGGGCGTCAAAAGCAGCGCAAAGGGCTCGCAGCCAGGTCTGCGGAGGCGACATAGGGAGGGATCGCGTGCCCCGTTTCGGAGGAGCGATGCGTACAGGGGCTGCCAGGCTGGCCGCAGGTCTGCTGGTTGTGCCCCTGTTCCTGACGGCATGTTCGTCGGGGGGAGACAGCAAGTCTGACGGCAAGCCGAGTGGCGGAGTATCGGAGGGCCCCGCGGGGGGAGGCGGCAAGAACAAGCCGCCCGCGGCACCCGCGGCACTGACCATCACCCCGGCCGACGGCGCGAAGTCCGTCGAGACCGACGGGGTCTTCACGGTCAACGCGACGAGCGGCAAGGTGAGTTCGGTCGTCGTCACCGACGCCGACGGCAAGGCGGTCGAGGGCGCGGCGTCCGCCGACGGCGCGACGTGGACGCCCAAGGCACCGCTCGCCAACGGTACGAAGTACACCGTCGTCGCGAAGGCCGCCAACGCGGACGGTGCCGAGGTCACCGCCAACAGCAGCTTCACGACGGTTTCTGCCGCAAAAACGTTCGACTACGCGTACAAGCCCGACGACCAGGACGGCGGAACCCTGGGTGTCGGCGGTGTCATCTCGATCAAGTTCGACAAGCCCGTCAAGGACAAGGCCGCGATCGAGCGCAATCTGAGCGTCGTCTCCGAGCCCGCGACCGAGGGCTCCTGGAGCTGGCTCACCGACCACGACGGCAACGACCGGGTCGACTACCGGCCCAAGGAGTACTGGAAGCCCGGCACCAAGGTGACGTGGGCGGCGAACCTGGCCGGCGCCAAGTCGGGGGACGGGACGTACGGGACGAAGAACCGCGGCGGCACCTTCACCGTCCGCGACTCGATCGTGGCGACCGCCGACCTGGCGACCAAGCACCTGACGATCGCCAGGAACGGCCAGGTGGTCAACACCCTGCCGATCTCCGCGGGCGGTCCGTCGTACCCGACGTGGACCGGCGTCATGGTCGTCATGGACAAGGTGGACGGCATCGACATGGACTCGGAGACCGTGGGCCTCGGTGACGCGTACAACATGAAGAACGTCCGGTACGCCGTGCACCTGTCGGCATCCGGGACCTACTCGCACGCCGCGCCGTGGAACGCGGGCAAGTTCGGCAAGGTCCACGACAGCCACGGCTGCATCGGACTCAGCACCGCCGACGCCAAGATCCTGTTCGACACGGTGAACTCGGGCGACGTCGTCGAGGTCATCAACGGCACCGAGAAGCAGCTCGCACCGGGCAACGGCTTCGGCGACTGGAACGTCGACTGGGAGACCTGGGTCAAGAACAGCGCGCTGGCCGGCGCCGCCCAGTAAGGCACCGCC is from Yinghuangia sp. ASG 101 and encodes:
- a CDS encoding carbohydrate kinase family protein translates to MRIAVTGSIATDHLMTFPGRFADQLLPEELHRVSLSFLVDRLDLHRGGCAPNICFGMGCLGLSPILVGAAGADFTDYRSWLDRHRVDTHSVHISETQHTARFLCTTDQDHNQIASFYAGAMSEAREIELRPTVDRVGGIDLVVIAANDPEAMLRHSDECRERGYTFAADPSQQLARMGKEEIRNLVDGAAYLFTNEYEAALIEEKTGWSGEEILDRAAIRVTTLGPKGVRIDQRGEAPIHVPVAQEERKADPTGVGDGFRAGFLAGLSWDLGLERSAQVGCMLATLVIETVGTQEYTLRRDAFLARFAQTYGDAAAAEVDARLKI
- a CDS encoding cytochrome c oxidase subunit 4, giving the protein MKFIGALMTLVAIFLLPVTIIYWVLSEDPTGTTALALAFGLSIMIGYYLWFTARRSELLPQDNEEGDVADDAGDLGFFSPHSWAPLTLAAGASLMFLGIIFGWWICYFAAPIVGIGLFSWVFEYYRGENQNQ
- a CDS encoding L,D-transpeptidase; the encoded protein is MRTGAARLAAGLLVVPLFLTACSSGGDSKSDGKPSGGVSEGPAGGGGKNKPPAAPAALTITPADGAKSVETDGVFTVNATSGKVSSVVVTDADGKAVEGAASADGATWTPKAPLANGTKYTVVAKAANADGAEVTANSSFTTVSAAKTFDYAYKPDDQDGGTLGVGGVISIKFDKPVKDKAAIERNLSVVSEPATEGSWSWLTDHDGNDRVDYRPKEYWKPGTKVTWAANLAGAKSGDGTYGTKNRGGTFTVRDSIVATADLATKHLTIARNGQVVNTLPISAGGPSYPTWTGVMVVMDKVDGIDMDSETVGLGDAYNMKNVRYAVHLSASGTYSHAAPWNAGKFGKVHDSHGCIGLSTADAKILFDTVNSGDVVEVINGTEKQLAPGNGFGDWNVDWETWVKNSALAGAAQ
- the ctaC gene encoding aa3-type cytochrome oxidase subunit II, translating into MSPYGSDRSPRRWMRRRVPQLLALGLVTATATGCSVDSKDLPRLGLPNPATEQGHRVLSLWQGSWIAALIVGAVVWGLILWSVVFHRRSRTKQEIPPQTRYNLPLEVLYTVIPGIIIAVFFYFTARDETELQKTTKASDPAFASVNVIEVVGFQWNWAFNYKEGPMNQTGAVYDIGTPADIPTLYLPQNQKVQFELNSPDVIHSFFVPSFLYKLDIIPGKTNKFEITPQVLGHYDGKCAELCGADHSRMLFNVQIVTPEEYQKHLAELEAKGQTGAVRSQINMPPTPEHAGSEK
- a CDS encoding cysteine desulfurase/sulfurtransferase TusA family protein, giving the protein MAYFDAASSEPLHPAARSALLSALDEGWADPARQYHDGRRARLLLDAARESVAAVLGARPDEVSFTASGTQAAQLALLGALAGRRRVGAHAVVSAVEHSSVLHAAELHESRGGEVTRTAVDRGGRVDIGALAGDLRDDTAAVALQSANHEVGTLQPIAEAAELCAARGIPLVVDAAQSVGRVPVPDGWSVLAASAHKWGGPAGVGVLVVRKGTRYASPLPYDEREARRVPGFVNVPAVVAAAVALGAVATGPDDENARLSALVDKIRTRVPEIVPDTEVVGDPVARLPHLVTFSCLYVDGEALLTALDRAGFAVSSGSSCTSSTLTPSHVLEAMGVLTQGNVRVSLPRGTTEAEVDRFLAVLPDIVADLRAVTGVVPPTAPAADVPVAAGDSAATPGLVLDTLGRRCPIPIIELARHIGDVAVGAVLAVVSDDEAARLDVPAWCAMTGHEYVGERPGEKGGVAYLVRRVRQD
- the ctaD gene encoding aa3-type cytochrome oxidase subunit I, whose protein sequence is MTILNEPQSVAVGASGVRRKAPGNAVVKWMTTTDHKTIGSLYLITSFVFFCIGGLLALFMRAELARPGTQIMSNEQFNQAFTMHGTIMLLMFATPLFAGFTNWIMPLQIGAPDVAFPRLNMFAYWLYLFGSIIAVAGFLTPQGAADFGWFAYAPLSDSVRSPGIGADMWIMGLAMSGFGTILGAVNFITTIIAMRAPGLTMFRMSIFCWNVLLTSILVLMAFPVLAAALFALEADRKFGTHIFDPANGGPILWQHLFWFFGHPEVYIIALPFFGIVSEVIPVFARKPMFGYKGLIGATIAIAGLSVTVWAHHMFVTGSVLLPFFSFMTFLIAVPTGVKFFNWIGTMWRGSLSFETPMLWTVGFLVTFVFGGLTGVILASPPLDFHVSDTYFVVAHFHYVVFGTVVFAMFAGFHFWWPKFTGKMLDERLGKITFWTLFVGFHTTFLVQHWLGAEGMPRRYADYLASDGYTALNMVSTIGSFVLGMSILPFLYNVWKTHKYGKKVTVDDPWGYGRSLEWATSCPPPRHNFTSMPRIRSESPAFDLHHPEIAALDYLGDERQAVTAGKESER